The following are encoded together in the Trachemys scripta elegans isolate TJP31775 chromosome 7, CAS_Tse_1.0, whole genome shotgun sequence genome:
- the IKZF5 gene encoding zinc finger protein Pegasus — MGEKKPEPLDFVKDFQEYLTQQTHHVNMISGSVSGDNDADALQGAGADGDQNGLDHPSVEVSLDENSGMLVDGFERTFDGKLKCRYCNYASKGTARLIEHIRIHTGEKPHRCHLCPFASAYERHLEAHMRSHTGEKPYKCELCSFRCSDRSNLSHHRRRKHKMVPIKGTRSSLSSKKMWGVLQKKTSNLGYSRRSLINLSPPSMVVQKPDYLNDFTHEIPNIQTEAYESMTKTTQTGGLPRDPQDLKIDNPLNQLSTLAGQLSSLPPETQNPASPDVVPCQDEKPFIIQQPAAPAVVSSVSTNIPQSSSPTSPDPRPPHSQRNYSPVAGPSSDRSVHTSTPSISNSQPSTPAPTLPVQDPQLLHHCQHCDMYFADNILYTIHMGCHGFENPFQCNICGCKCKNKYDFACHFARGQHNQH, encoded by the exons ATGGGTGAAAAGAAACCGGAGCCTCTGGATTTCGTAAAAGATTTTCAGGAATATCTTACTCAACAGACACACCATGTAAATATGATTTCTGGATCTGTTAGTGGAGACAATGATGCAGATGCCCTTCAGGGAG CTGGGGCAGATGGTGATCAGAATGGACTAGATCATCCTTCTGTTGAAGTTTCACTGGATGAAAACTCAGGAATGTTAGTGGATGGGTTTGAAAGGACATTTGATGGAAAGCTGAAGTGTCGATATTGCAACTATGCCAGCAAAGGAACAGCACGGCTTATAGAGCATATCAGAATTCACACAG gtgaaaAGCCACACAGATGCCATCTATGTCCATTTGCATCAGCCTATGAACGTCATCTGGAAGCACACATGCGATCACATACTGGTGAAAAACCATATAAATGCGAATTGTGTTCCTTCCGCTGCAGTGACAGAAGTAACCTGTCTCATCATCGTAGACGCAAGCATAAAATGGTACCTATAAAAGGTACTAGGTCTTCCCTAAGCAGCAAGAAAATGTGGGGGGTTTTGCAGAAGAAGACCAGCAATCTGGGATACAGCAGAAGATCATTAATTAATTTGAGCCCGCCTTCCATGGTGGTTCAGAAACCAGACTACCTTAATGATTTCACCCATGAAATCCCAAATATTCAGACTGAAGCATATGAAAGCATGACAAAAACAACACAGACTGGTGGCCTGCCGAGAGATCCACAAGACCTTAAGATAGACAATCCATTAAATCAGCTATCAACATTAGCAGGACAGTTGTCTAGCTTGCCACCTGAAACCCAAAACCCAGCATCTCCTGATGTTGTACCATGCCAAGATGAAAAGCCTTTTATAATACAGCAGCCTGCTGCACCAGCAGTAGTTTCATCTGTGTCAACAAATATTCCTCAAAGTTCATCTCCTACTAGCCCAGATCCTCGGCCCCCACACAGTCAAAGGAACTACAGTCCAGTGGCAGGTCCAAGCAGTGATCGCAGCGTCCATACTAGTACTCCTAGCATAAGTAACAGTCAGCCAAGTACTCCAGCTCCAACCCTTCCAGTTCAGGATCCTCAGCTTCTGCATCACTGCCAGCACTGTGACATGTATTTTGCAGACAATATCCTTTATACTATTCACATGGGATGTCATGGGTTTGAAAATCCGTTTCAGTGCAACATATGTGGGTGCAAATGTAAAAATAAGTATGACTTTGCTTGCCATTTTGCAAGAGGTCAACATAACCAACATTGA